The sequence below is a genomic window from Patescibacteria group bacterium.
ACGGGATTTATAATCTGGCTTGCCCGGCCGCGCCTGTCTGGTATCAAAAAGATCCGGTCAAGACCGTCAGGACTAATGTTTTGGGCGCGATTAACGCCCTGGATTTGGCGAGAAAATTGAATTGCCGCGTTTTGCAGGCCTCAACTTCCGAAGTGTATGGCGACCCGAAAGTTCATCCCCAGGCGGAAAGCTATTGGGGCAATGTCAACCCGGTCGGAGTCCGATCCTGCTATGACGAAGGCAAGCGCTGCGCTGAAACTTTATTTTTTGACTATTGGCGGGAATACGGCGTGGATATAAAAGTGGTAAGGATTTTCAATACCTACGGGCCGAATATGGCCGTGGAGGACGGCCGGGTAGTTTCCAATTTTATCATTCAAGCCTTGCGCGGCGAGAATTTGACTATTTACGGCGACGGCAACCAGACGAGAAGCTTTTGCTATGTTGATGATTTGACAAATGGTTTGCTGGCCATGATGGAAAGCAAAAAGTTTACGGGCCCGGTTAACTTGGGCAATCCGGATGAATTTTCCATGAAAGAGCTGGCGGAAAAAACTTTGAAGCTTATTCCGGAAAGCGGAAGCAAAATTGTTTTTAAAGAATTGCCGGCGGACGACCCGAAGCAGAGAAGGCCGGACATAAGCTTGGCGAAAGAAAAATTAAGCTGGGAGCCGAAGACCAATTTAGAAAGCGGCCTGGCCAAAACTATTGATTATTTCAGGGCTATAATAAAATGAAAAGAGTTTTAATTATTTCAACCGCTTATTTTCCTTTTGTGGGCGGCGCGGAAGTGGCGGTTCGGGAAATAACCGAACGGATTTCTGCTATAGAGTTTGATATGATAACGGCCAGAATGGA
It includes:
- a CDS encoding SDR family oxidoreductase, producing the protein MRKILVTGGAGFIGSHLCRELLGRGNLVICLDNFFTGSKANIQDLIGNKNFTLVEHDAEEPYNFEVDGIYNLACPAAPVWYQKDPVKTVRTNVLGAINALDLARKLNCRVLQASTSEVYGDPKVHPQAESYWGNVNPVGVRSCYDEGKRCAETLFFDYWREYGVDIKVVRIFNTYGPNMAVEDGRVVSNFIIQALRGENLTIYGDGNQTRSFCYVDDLTNGLLAMMESKKFTGPVNLGNPDEFSMKELAEKTLKLIPESGSKIVFKELPADDPKQRRPDISLAKEKLSWEPKTNLESGLAKTIDYFRAIIK